The Hymenobacter sp. 5317J-9 genome has a window encoding:
- a CDS encoding penicillin acylase family protein: MIKALLALAASLTLVWVLNTKHGDLPPFGKLLSPYRGFWQNGEAAGDFPAQQTLKLPGLQAPVTVRYDDHRVPHIFAQNDHDLYFAQGYLTARDRLWQMDFVTHVAAGRLAEIVGPARLETDRFFRRMGLPFGAANSLKAMMANPTTKVVLDSYSAGVNAYIGRLTPSTLPFEYKLLDYQPEPWEPLKCALLLKYMAWDLSGRTDDLRMSNILRKYGPAVTKDLFPDYPTREDPIVPVGTPLDFKPLAALPVPKSFEVAYAAQQLRDEPDPELGSNNFAVSGDKSASGYPLLANDPHLQLNLPSIWYQVQLSAPGVNVYGVTIPGAPTVIIGFNEQAAWGVTNVAADVLDFYQLKFKDNAMREYWHDGRWKPARRVVEHIKVRGQPDRLDTVLYTHHGPVVYDKPEKPFLNQTPIAHAMRWTAHDGADEIMTLYRLNRARSYADYTAALASWGSPAQNFIFADNEKDIAIWPNGRFPLKWRDQGKFILDGTDPAYDWQGWIPQAQNPHVKNPARGFVSSANQFSAGPDYPYYLNWTFGSYERGHRINERLAAMSRITPDSLRALQNDVLDLNAQLMLPRLLALVTDAAGATPPAANSPEAQVLAEMRRWRYQYTADAIGPSVFNLWYNDLVKRLWEDDFPNDPKGPAYRYPARDRTNTLILNEPNSPWVDDRRTSAKETLPQLALQSLHFATDSLTRKFGPLSPKWRWASQKSTDILHLLQLPGFGQMDVDCGGGAGIVNATSERNGPSWRMVVALGPQVKAYGVYPGGQSGNPGSPYYNNMLETWRVGQLDELVFLRSAQEANPRVKAAWTLSGR; the protein is encoded by the coding sequence GCCAGTCTGACCCTGGTGTGGGTGCTCAACACCAAGCACGGCGATTTGCCGCCGTTTGGCAAGCTGCTGAGCCCCTACCGCGGCTTCTGGCAAAACGGCGAGGCGGCCGGTGACTTTCCGGCGCAGCAAACCCTGAAGCTGCCGGGCCTGCAGGCGCCCGTGACCGTGCGCTACGACGACCACCGCGTGCCGCACATTTTTGCCCAAAACGACCACGACCTGTACTTCGCCCAAGGCTACCTCACGGCCCGCGACCGGCTCTGGCAGATGGATTTCGTGACCCACGTGGCCGCCGGGCGGCTGGCCGAAATCGTGGGCCCGGCCCGGCTCGAAACCGACCGGTTTTTCCGGCGCATGGGCCTGCCCTTCGGCGCGGCCAATTCGCTGAAGGCGATGATGGCCAACCCCACTACCAAGGTGGTGCTGGATTCCTACTCGGCGGGCGTCAACGCCTACATCGGCCGGCTCACGCCGAGCACACTGCCGTTTGAGTACAAGCTGCTGGACTACCAGCCCGAGCCCTGGGAGCCGCTGAAGTGCGCGCTGCTGCTCAAGTACATGGCCTGGGACCTGAGCGGCCGCACCGACGACCTGCGCATGAGCAACATCCTGCGCAAGTACGGCCCGGCCGTGACCAAAGACCTGTTTCCGGACTACCCCACCCGCGAGGACCCCATCGTGCCCGTGGGCACGCCGCTGGATTTTAAGCCGCTGGCGGCGCTGCCGGTGCCCAAGTCGTTTGAGGTGGCCTACGCGGCCCAACAGCTGCGCGACGAGCCCGACCCCGAGCTGGGCTCCAACAACTTTGCGGTGAGCGGCGATAAGTCGGCCTCGGGCTACCCGCTGTTGGCCAACGACCCGCACCTGCAGCTGAATTTGCCCAGCATCTGGTACCAGGTGCAGCTGAGCGCGCCGGGCGTGAACGTGTACGGCGTCACCATCCCCGGTGCGCCCACGGTCATCATCGGGTTTAACGAGCAGGCCGCCTGGGGCGTAACCAACGTGGCGGCCGACGTGCTGGACTTCTATCAGTTGAAGTTTAAGGACAACGCCATGCGCGAGTACTGGCACGACGGCCGCTGGAAGCCGGCGCGCCGCGTGGTGGAGCACATCAAGGTGCGCGGGCAGCCCGACCGACTCGACACGGTGCTCTACACCCATCACGGCCCGGTGGTGTACGACAAGCCCGAAAAGCCTTTCCTGAACCAGACGCCCATTGCCCATGCCATGCGCTGGACCGCCCACGACGGGGCCGACGAGATAATGACGCTGTACCGGCTCAACCGCGCCCGCAGCTACGCCGACTACACCGCCGCGCTGGCCTCGTGGGGCTCGCCGGCGCAGAACTTCATTTTTGCGGATAATGAGAAGGACATCGCCATCTGGCCCAACGGCCGGTTTCCGCTGAAGTGGCGCGACCAGGGCAAGTTCATCCTCGACGGCACCGACCCGGCCTACGACTGGCAGGGCTGGATTCCGCAGGCCCAGAACCCCCACGTGAAAAATCCGGCGCGCGGCTTTGTGAGCTCGGCGAACCAGTTTTCGGCCGGCCCCGACTACCCCTATTACCTGAACTGGACCTTCGGCAGCTACGAGCGCGGCCACCGCATCAACGAGCGCCTGGCGGCTATGAGCCGCATCACGCCCGACAGCCTGCGCGCGCTGCAAAACGACGTGCTCGACCTCAATGCCCAGCTCATGCTGCCGCGCCTGCTGGCGCTGGTGACGGATGCAGCCGGCGCCACGCCCCCGGCCGCCAATTCGCCCGAAGCCCAGGTGCTGGCCGAAATGCGCCGCTGGCGCTACCAATACACCGCCGATGCCATCGGGCCCAGCGTGTTCAACTTGTGGTACAACGACTTGGTGAAGCGGCTGTGGGAAGATGATTTCCCCAACGACCCCAAGGGCCCGGCCTACCGCTACCCCGCCCGCGACCGCACCAATACCCTCATTCTAAACGAGCCCAATTCGCCCTGGGTCGATGACCGCCGCACTTCGGCCAAGGAAACGCTGCCCCAGCTGGCGCTGCAAAGCCTGCACTTTGCCACCGACTCCCTCACCCGCAAGTTCGGCCCGCTCTCGCCTAAATGGCGCTGGGCCAGCCAGAAAAGCACCGACATTCTGCACCTGCTTCAGCTCCCCGGCTTCGGGCAAATGGACGTGGACTGCGGCGGCGGCGCGGGCATCGTGAACGCCACCTCGGAGCGCAACGGTCCCTCCTGGCGCATGGTGGTGGCGCTGGGGCCGCAGGTGAAGGCCTACGGCGTGTACCCCGGCGGCCAGAGCGGCAACCCCGGCTCGCCCTACTACAACAACATGCTGGAAACCTGGCGCGTGGGCCAGCTCGATGAGCTGGTATTTCTGCGCTCGGCTCAGGAAGCCAACCCGCGGGTGAAGGCCGCCTGGACCTTAAGCGGCAGGTAG
- a CDS encoding TonB family protein, which produces MLRSFSLPSHPFASLLFLCVVLATATPARAQTTPSTSQATPPEIEKIEGQVYTYVEQMPQLPGGGGNRAIVLAIQGLIKYPRQALAQGIQGRVLVNFTVGKKGVVRDVRIAQGIGGGCDEAVLEAVRQLPRFKPGMQQGKPVAVSFTVPITFRLPSGGAVEAPQVYALVDQMPELPGGGGTAAIARALQQALVLPAELPAAGKPNKVFVGFIVDPSGTVHDIKVVRSLNASCDAAAIAAAEKLPRFVGGKLNGKPVSVSYVAPVVFAAPAAEEAK; this is translated from the coding sequence ATGCTCCGCTCGTTCTCATTGCCCAGCCATCCATTTGCCTCACTGCTCTTCTTGTGCGTGGTGCTTGCAACTGCAACGCCGGCGAGGGCCCAGACGACGCCATCCACCAGCCAGGCAACACCGCCCGAAATTGAGAAAATTGAGGGCCAAGTGTATACCTACGTGGAACAAATGCCCCAGCTGCCCGGTGGCGGGGGCAACCGGGCCATTGTACTGGCCATTCAAGGCCTCATCAAGTACCCGCGCCAGGCACTTGCTCAGGGTATTCAAGGCCGTGTGTTGGTCAATTTCACTGTAGGCAAAAAAGGAGTGGTGCGCGACGTTCGCATTGCCCAGGGGATTGGCGGCGGGTGCGACGAGGCCGTCTTGGAGGCCGTTCGGCAGTTGCCGCGCTTCAAGCCCGGCATGCAGCAGGGCAAACCCGTCGCTGTGAGCTTCACAGTGCCCATCACGTTTCGGCTCCCCAGTGGCGGCGCCGTGGAAGCGCCGCAGGTGTACGCCCTCGTCGACCAAATGCCGGAGCTGCCCGGCGGCGGGGGCACCGCGGCCATTGCGCGGGCGCTGCAGCAGGCACTGGTGCTGCCCGCCGAACTTCCCGCCGCCGGAAAACCCAACAAGGTCTTCGTGGGCTTTATCGTGGACCCCAGCGGCACGGTGCACGACATCAAAGTAGTGCGGAGCCTCAACGCCTCGTGTGATGCCGCCGCGATAGCCGCCGCCGAAAAGCTGCCGCGCTTCGTGGGCGGCAAGCTGAATGGCAAGCCCGTTTCGGTGAGCTACGTAGCGCCCGTTGTGTTTGCTGCCCCAGCGGCAGAAGAGGCCAAATAG
- a CDS encoding energy transducer TonB, with the protein MASSAYPSTPPPISFVSQPLFWLVLFLVTAISHAAAAQYYGRYEPDTAQVFSYVEQMPALPTGGGNLALVKAVQKQVQLPAEVREGRVEGRVFVRVVVGVSGVARQAAVVQSLSPACDAAALVAVHRMPRLVPGRYNGQPVATLLTVPVMFLSPRHVFAANEVAQAARFPGGEAALEQYVQKNLSTPDEVRLRDLQGRVVVRFVLKPDGRVGATEVMSPLCASCDEEALRLVRSQPRWQPALGYDDQPVAVYQTLNIWFRPPAPAAGTAPPVPENQVYSQVEQMPELPGQAGPSALQSALQELIHYPERAANGTGQVSFVVEPDGRVTRPVMLKSIAGPVDEAVVAAALRLPRFTPGRHRGQAVAVRLVVPVLVDIR; encoded by the coding sequence ATGGCTTCCTCGGCTTATCCTTCCACACCGCCACCCATTTCCTTCGTCTCCCAGCCGCTCTTTTGGCTCGTCCTCTTCCTGGTCACGGCCATCTCGCACGCAGCGGCCGCCCAGTACTACGGCCGCTACGAGCCCGACACGGCGCAGGTATTCAGCTACGTGGAGCAGATGCCGGCCCTGCCCACCGGCGGCGGCAACCTGGCCCTGGTAAAAGCCGTGCAAAAGCAGGTGCAGCTGCCCGCCGAGGTGCGCGAGGGCCGCGTAGAAGGCCGCGTGTTTGTGCGCGTGGTGGTGGGGGTGAGCGGCGTGGCCCGGCAGGCGGCCGTGGTGCAGTCTCTGAGCCCCGCCTGCGACGCCGCCGCGCTGGTCGCCGTGCACCGTATGCCGCGCCTTGTGCCCGGCCGCTACAACGGCCAGCCCGTGGCCACGCTGCTCACCGTGCCGGTTATGTTTCTCTCGCCGCGCCACGTATTCGCCGCCAACGAGGTGGCGCAGGCGGCCCGCTTTCCGGGCGGGGAGGCCGCGCTGGAGCAATACGTGCAAAAGAACCTGAGCACGCCCGACGAAGTGCGCCTGCGCGACTTGCAGGGCCGCGTCGTGGTGCGCTTCGTACTGAAGCCAGACGGCCGCGTGGGCGCCACCGAGGTAATGAGCCCGCTCTGCGCCAGTTGCGACGAAGAAGCCCTGCGCCTGGTGCGCAGCCAGCCGCGTTGGCAGCCCGCGCTCGGCTACGACGACCAGCCCGTAGCCGTGTACCAAACGCTGAACATCTGGTTTCGGCCCCCGGCCCCGGCGGCCGGCACTGCGCCGCCCGTGCCCGAAAACCAGGTATATAGCCAGGTGGAACAAATGCCGGAGCTGCCGGGCCAAGCTGGCCCCAGCGCTTTGCAATCTGCTCTGCAAGAGCTTATTCATTATCCCGAGCGCGCCGCCAATGGCACAGGTCAGGTCAGTTTTGTGGTGGAGCCCGACGGCCGCGTGACCCGGCCCGTGATGCTCAAAAGCATTGCCGGGCCCGTGGACGAGGCCGTGGTGGCGGCCGCGCTGCGCCTGCCGCGGTTCACGCCCGGGCGGCACCGCGGGCAGGCCGTGGCGGTGCGGCTAGTGGTGCCGGTGCTGGTCGATATCCGGTAG
- a CDS encoding DUF1501 domain-containing protein: MKRRDFLQTTAAAAAGTALLSGMPIGAYGYSPQLAALTNATTQSDKVLVIIQLQGGNDGLNMIIPLDQYPALMAARGNIALPQTSVLPLTTATGIHPAMAALHNLYQNGQVGVVQSVGYPNPNFSHFRATDIWTSGSDSNVTLTTGWAGRYLDGEYPGFPMGFPNAQNPDPLAISIGSVVSNCVQGPSVNMGMAIASTSSFLQLLSGGVDAAPNTPAGHELTFIRQVVSQTQVYTTAIQAAAARAQTLSPLYPAAGQNSLADQLKIVAQLVSGGLQTRIYVCTLGGFDTHTLQVPTTGSTTTGTHATLLGKIAEAVNAFQDDLRRHSVQDRVVGLTFSEFGRRIKSNSGNGTDHGAAAPLLVFGTKVNPMVHGPNPTLPANAGVNDNVAMQFDFRSVYTSILQDWFQVTPATLTQLFGRSFPYVPVLRPGALLGTASPAEVADFTVYPNPVPRDGRTTVAYDSAGGHVQVVLLDTLGREVRRAVDRELPRGAQQLPLDLSGLAPGAYYCQVREASRSGSRIVVVE, from the coding sequence ATGAAGCGTCGCGATTTTTTACAGACCACGGCCGCTGCGGCGGCCGGCACCGCCCTGCTGAGCGGCATGCCCATTGGCGCCTATGGCTATTCGCCGCAGCTGGCGGCCCTCACCAACGCCACCACGCAGTCGGACAAGGTGTTGGTCATCATTCAGCTGCAGGGCGGCAATGACGGCCTGAACATGATAATTCCGCTGGACCAGTACCCGGCCCTGATGGCGGCGCGCGGCAACATTGCCCTGCCCCAGACGTCGGTGCTGCCGCTCACCACGGCCACGGGCATTCACCCGGCCATGGCGGCGCTGCACAACCTCTACCAGAACGGGCAGGTGGGCGTGGTGCAAAGCGTGGGCTACCCCAACCCCAACTTCTCGCACTTCCGGGCCACCGACATCTGGACCTCGGGCTCCGACTCGAACGTGACGCTGACCACGGGCTGGGCCGGCCGCTACCTCGACGGCGAATACCCCGGCTTTCCCATGGGCTTCCCCAATGCCCAGAACCCCGACCCGCTGGCCATCAGCATCGGCTCGGTGGTGAGCAACTGCGTGCAGGGCCCGAGCGTGAACATGGGCATGGCCATTGCCAGCACCTCGTCGTTTCTGCAGCTGCTGAGCGGCGGGGTGGATGCCGCCCCCAACACGCCGGCCGGGCACGAGCTCACGTTCATTCGGCAGGTGGTGAGCCAGACGCAGGTATACACCACGGCCATTCAGGCCGCCGCGGCGCGCGCGCAAACGCTTTCGCCCTTGTATCCCGCGGCCGGGCAGAACTCCCTGGCCGACCAGCTCAAAATAGTGGCTCAGCTGGTATCCGGCGGCCTGCAAACGCGCATCTACGTGTGCACGTTGGGCGGCTTCGATACCCACACCCTGCAGGTGCCTACCACGGGCAGCACCACTACTGGCACCCACGCCACCCTGCTGGGTAAGATTGCAGAGGCCGTGAACGCCTTTCAGGACGATTTGCGGCGGCATTCGGTGCAGGACCGGGTAGTGGGCCTCACGTTCTCGGAATTCGGGCGGCGCATCAAGTCGAACTCCGGCAACGGCACCGACCACGGCGCGGCGGCCCCGCTGCTGGTGTTCGGCACCAAGGTAAACCCCATGGTGCACGGCCCCAATCCCACGCTGCCCGCCAACGCCGGCGTGAACGACAACGTGGCCATGCAGTTCGATTTCCGCAGCGTCTACACCAGCATCTTGCAGGACTGGTTCCAGGTGACGCCGGCCACGCTCACGCAGTTGTTTGGGCGCAGCTTCCCCTACGTGCCCGTCCTGCGGCCCGGCGCCCTGCTGGGCACCGCCAGCCCGGCCGAGGTGGCCGATTTCACGGTGTACCCGAACCCGGTGCCGCGCGACGGCCGCACCACCGTGGCCTACGACAGCGCCGGCGGCCACGTGCAGGTGGTGTTGCTCGACACGCTGGGCCGTGAAGTGCGCCGCGCCGTGGACCGCGAGCTGCCCCGCGGCGCCCAGCAGCTGCCGCTGGACCTGAGTGGCCTGGCCCCCGGCGCCTACTACTGCCAGGTGCGCGAAGCCAGCCGCTCCGGCTCGCGCATTGTAGTGGTTGAGTAA
- a CDS encoding DUF1800 domain-containing protein has product MALPTAATAAQDPPEKVSRYANKVLPTGLSRATSTLAPYVGPWGYEQAAHLLRRTMFGPTRPDIQAAAASSLSAVLNGLLTAPVAPDPPVNVSTTDTSVPIGQTWTAQVFDQNFEGVRRTSLRDWWLGQLLGQGASLAEKMTLFWHNHFVVELGDINDARMGYEYCRLLRQHALGNVKQLAKDVTITPAMLRYLNGNQSTAGAPNENYGRELLELFTVGKGPLIAPGNYTNYTEADVQAAAKVLTGWRDQAAPVGSYFTASRHDGTTKVFSSAFGNARIAPNGANEYIDLVNLIFQQAETARFLVRKLYRWFVYYVIDAQVETDIIQPLATLLIQNNYEVAPVLRALLSSEHFFDALNMGCLIKSPLDFTVGLCRQMQIAFPTAATSVVAQYGMWNYLNGVVALQQQTLGDPPNVAGWAAYYQTPQFHELWINAVTLPRRNQITDLLIGSGYTRNSVKIVIDPLALTLAMPAATASDCNLLIAEFVRLMVPIALTANQLTFLKSALLPGLPDFEWTVEWQQYQAAPTNTAKKAAVTTKLQAMLRALMGLAEYHLS; this is encoded by the coding sequence ATGGCATTGCCAACGGCCGCCACGGCCGCGCAGGACCCGCCCGAAAAGGTGAGCCGCTACGCCAACAAGGTGCTGCCCACCGGGCTGTCGCGGGCCACGAGCACGCTGGCGCCCTATGTGGGCCCATGGGGCTATGAGCAAGCCGCGCACCTGCTACGGCGGACTATGTTTGGCCCCACGCGGCCCGACATACAAGCCGCGGCAGCTTCCAGCTTATCGGCCGTGCTTAACGGCCTGCTTACGGCTCCTGTTGCCCCCGACCCGCCCGTGAACGTGTCGACCACCGACACCAGCGTGCCCATCGGCCAGACGTGGACGGCGCAGGTGTTTGACCAGAATTTTGAGGGCGTGCGGCGCACCTCGCTGCGCGATTGGTGGCTGGGGCAGCTGCTGGGCCAGGGCGCCTCGCTGGCCGAAAAGATGACGCTGTTCTGGCACAACCATTTCGTGGTGGAGCTGGGCGACATCAACGATGCCCGCATGGGCTACGAGTACTGCCGGCTGCTGCGCCAGCACGCCCTGGGTAACGTGAAGCAGTTGGCCAAGGACGTGACCATCACGCCGGCCATGCTGCGCTACCTCAACGGCAACCAGAGCACCGCCGGCGCCCCCAACGAGAACTACGGCCGCGAGCTGCTGGAGCTCTTCACCGTGGGCAAGGGGCCGCTGATTGCGCCCGGCAACTACACCAACTACACCGAAGCCGACGTGCAGGCCGCCGCCAAGGTGCTCACGGGCTGGCGCGACCAGGCGGCGCCGGTAGGCAGCTACTTCACCGCCAGCCGCCACGATGGCACCACCAAGGTGTTTTCGTCGGCCTTCGGCAACGCCCGCATCGCGCCCAACGGCGCCAACGAATACATCGACCTGGTGAACCTGATTTTTCAGCAGGCCGAAACGGCGCGGTTTCTGGTGCGCAAGCTCTACCGCTGGTTTGTGTACTATGTGATTGATGCGCAGGTGGAAACCGACATCATTCAGCCCCTGGCCACGCTGCTGATTCAGAACAACTACGAGGTGGCGCCGGTGCTGCGCGCCCTGCTGAGCTCCGAGCATTTCTTCGATGCGTTGAACATGGGCTGCCTCATCAAGAGCCCGCTCGATTTCACGGTGGGCCTGTGCCGGCAGATGCAGATAGCGTTTCCGACGGCCGCCACCAGCGTGGTGGCCCAATACGGCATGTGGAACTACCTCAACGGCGTGGTGGCCCTGCAGCAGCAAACCCTCGGCGACCCGCCCAACGTGGCCGGCTGGGCGGCCTACTACCAAACCCCGCAGTTCCACGAGCTGTGGATAAACGCTGTGACGCTGCCGCGCCGCAACCAGATTACGGACCTGCTGATTGGCAGCGGCTACACGCGCAACAGCGTCAAAATCGTGATTGACCCGCTGGCGCTCACGCTGGCCATGCCGGCCGCCACGGCTTCGGACTGCAACCTGCTCATTGCCGAGTTTGTGCGGCTGATGGTGCCCATTGCGCTGACGGCCAACCAGCTCACCTTCCTGAAGTCGGCGCTGCTGCCCGGCCTGCCCGACTTTGAGTGGACCGTGGAGTGGCAGCAGTATCAGGCCGCGCCTACCAACACGGCCAAGAAAGCTGCCGTGACCACCAAGCTGCAAGCCATGCTGCGTGCCCTGATGGGCCTGGCCGAATACCATTTGTCTTAA
- a CDS encoding NlpC/P60 family protein — translation MKHSILYCLAAGSMALSFFFERAPDASATARATAAPAVAEASLLPALTMSEPIKPAGTPANTPVEKPAAPTAAELAASRDSLAYHYYAQTLGLRLAFDENKDLLRTVTDWIGTPYSYGSNSRKGTDCSGFVTRVFREVYGINLVHSSRAMFSTTKRVAKAEMETGDLVFFRRGKGPIYHVGIYLKDGKFAHSATNGGVMVSSLNQPYYHRNFYAAGRVRAAAEADGTDN, via the coding sequence ATGAAACATAGCATTCTGTATTGCCTCGCCGCTGGCTCCATGGCCCTCTCTTTCTTCTTCGAACGTGCTCCCGATGCTTCGGCCACGGCTCGTGCCACCGCGGCACCGGCCGTAGCCGAAGCATCGCTGCTTCCGGCCCTGACGATGAGTGAGCCCATTAAACCCGCCGGCACGCCCGCCAATACGCCCGTAGAAAAGCCCGCCGCGCCCACCGCCGCCGAACTGGCCGCCTCGCGCGACTCGCTGGCCTACCACTACTATGCCCAAACCCTGGGCCTGCGCCTGGCGTTCGACGAGAACAAGGACCTGCTTCGCACCGTGACCGACTGGATTGGGACGCCCTATTCGTATGGCAGCAACTCGCGCAAAGGCACCGACTGCTCCGGCTTCGTGACCCGCGTGTTCCGGGAGGTGTACGGCATCAACCTGGTGCACTCGTCGCGCGCCATGTTCAGCACCACCAAGCGGGTGGCCAAGGCCGAGATGGAAACCGGTGACTTGGTGTTTTTCCGCCGGGGCAAAGGCCCGATTTACCACGTAGGCATCTACCTGAAAGACGGCAAGTTTGCCCACTCCGCCACCAACGGCGGCGTGATGGTGAGTTCGCTGAACCAGCCGTATTACCACCGCAATTTTTACGCTGCCGGCCGCGTGCGCGCCGCCGCCGAGGCCGACGGCACCGACAACTAA
- a CDS encoding AraC family transcriptional regulator, whose protein sequence is MEDYNKVIESLGVRYIKAKNLVLHQPFTVRNSYDVGNNLILLHKGHITFGEEEMVVEEGEMLFIPGGRPTRVSYGQDPKGRVITNDDLITNKDKFFHSNDNLDLIGEADESHSFVSFEAKVFDSVNFFASLDVPAFLISGQPKLANLVIKVVEESIQDLPGRERLINIYTENIVVEVVRYVLRNNMFVEQLATNSTYFKDPRLIDLFNYIKENLGGDLSNKVLSGVANVSEDYVGQYFKMLTNINPQDYIEYQRMERAVFLLRTTKKSIRDIGKEVGYKDTAYFCRRFKMMFGIPAGKMRRRESAMNI, encoded by the coding sequence ATGGAAGATTACAATAAAGTCATCGAATCGTTGGGCGTGCGCTACATCAAGGCGAAGAACCTGGTGTTGCACCAGCCCTTCACTGTGCGCAATTCTTACGACGTCGGCAATAACCTCATCCTTCTGCACAAAGGCCACATCACTTTCGGTGAAGAAGAGATGGTGGTGGAAGAAGGCGAAATGCTGTTCATCCCCGGCGGCCGGCCCACCCGCGTGAGCTACGGCCAGGACCCCAAAGGCCGCGTCATTACCAACGACGACCTGATTACCAACAAGGACAAGTTCTTTCATTCCAACGACAACCTCGACCTCATCGGCGAAGCCGACGAAAGCCACAGCTTCGTGAGCTTCGAGGCCAAGGTGTTCGACTCGGTGAACTTCTTCGCCTCGCTCGACGTGCCGGCCTTCCTCATCTCGGGGCAGCCCAAGCTGGCCAACCTCGTGATTAAGGTGGTGGAGGAGAGCATTCAGGACTTGCCGGGCCGCGAGCGCCTCATCAACATCTACACCGAGAACATCGTGGTGGAAGTGGTGCGCTACGTGCTGCGCAACAACATGTTTGTGGAGCAGTTGGCCACCAACAGCACCTACTTCAAAGACCCGCGCCTGATTGACCTGTTCAACTACATCAAGGAGAACCTGGGCGGCGACTTGTCGAACAAGGTGCTCTCGGGCGTGGCCAACGTGAGCGAGGACTACGTGGGCCAGTATTTCAAGATGTTGACCAACATCAACCCGCAGGACTACATCGAATACCAGCGCATGGAGCGCGCCGTGTTCCTGCTGCGCACCACCAAGAAAAGCATCCGCGACATCGGCAAGGAAGTGGGCTACAAAGACACGGCTTACTTCTGCCGTCGCTTCAAGATGATGTTCGGCATCCCGGCCGGCAAAATGCGCCGCCGCGAGTCGGCCATGAACATCTAA
- a CDS encoding acyl-CoA dehydrogenase yields the protein MQTATSSNIYQLSEEQLAVRDAARDFAQSELWAGVIERDEHQKFPAEQVKKMGELGFMGMMVSPEYGGSGLDTVSYVLAMEEISKVDASCSVIMSVNNSLVCWGLEKYGTEEQKRKYLPRLCSGEIIGAFALSEPEAGSDATSQRTTAEDKGDHYLLNGTKNWITNGTTASVYLVIAQTNPELKSRGINVLIVDKDMPGFIQGPKENKLGIRGSDTCSLMFTDVKVPKENRIGDDGFGFKFAMQVLAGGRIGIAAQALGIASGSLELSLKYAKERKAFGVPISQHQAIQFKLADMATNVDAARLLCLQAAADKDAGQDYGRSGAMAKLFASKVAMDAAVEAVQIHGGYGFVKEYHVERLMRDAKITQIYEGTSEIQKIVISRDILK from the coding sequence ATGCAAACCGCCACTTCCTCTAACATTTACCAACTCTCCGAAGAGCAGCTCGCCGTGCGCGACGCCGCCCGGGACTTTGCCCAGAGCGAGCTGTGGGCCGGCGTCATCGAACGCGACGAGCACCAGAAATTCCCCGCCGAGCAGGTGAAGAAGATGGGCGAGCTGGGCTTCATGGGCATGATGGTGAGCCCCGAGTACGGCGGCTCCGGCCTCGACACCGTGAGCTACGTGCTGGCCATGGAAGAAATCTCGAAGGTCGACGCCTCGTGCTCGGTCATCATGAGCGTAAACAACTCGCTGGTGTGCTGGGGATTAGAGAAATACGGCACGGAGGAGCAGAAGCGCAAGTATCTGCCCCGCCTGTGCTCGGGCGAAATCATCGGCGCCTTCGCCCTGAGCGAGCCCGAAGCCGGCTCCGACGCCACCAGCCAGCGCACCACCGCCGAAGACAAGGGCGACCACTACCTGCTGAACGGCACCAAAAACTGGATTACCAACGGCACCACGGCCTCGGTCTACCTCGTCATTGCCCAAACCAACCCCGAGTTGAAGTCGCGCGGCATCAACGTCCTCATCGTCGACAAGGACATGCCTGGCTTCATCCAGGGTCCCAAGGAGAACAAGCTCGGCATCCGCGGCTCCGACACCTGCTCGCTGATGTTCACCGACGTGAAAGTGCCCAAAGAAAACCGCATCGGCGACGACGGCTTCGGCTTCAAGTTTGCCATGCAGGTGCTGGCCGGCGGCCGCATCGGCATTGCGGCCCAGGCGCTGGGCATTGCCTCTGGTTCTTTGGAGCTTAGCCTAAAGTACGCCAAGGAGCGCAAGGCCTTCGGCGTGCCGATTTCGCAGCACCAAGCCATCCAGTTCAAGCTGGCCGACATGGCCACCAACGTGGACGCCGCCCGCCTGCTCTGCCTGCAAGCCGCCGCCGACAAAGACGCCGGCCAGGACTACGGCCGCTCGGGCGCCATGGCCAAGCTCTTCGCCTCCAAAGTGGCCATGGATGCGGCCGTGGAGGCCGTGCAGATTCACGGTGGCTACGGCTTCGTGAAGGAGTACCACGTGGAGCGCCTCATGCGCGACGCCAAGATTACCCAGATTTACGAGGGTACTTCTGAAATTCAGAAAATTGTGATTTCGCGGGATATCCTCAAGTAA
- a CDS encoding DoxX family membrane protein, with the protein MTVHLLSRIALALLFVAAGCWHFAHPATYLAIMPPQLPQPRALVYASGIFEVLGGLGLLLKPTRKLAGWGLLALLVAVFPANVYMALIHHKLGIPGWVAWGRLPLQLPLLWWVWRAMR; encoded by the coding sequence ATGACCGTTCACCTGCTCAGCCGCATTGCGTTGGCCCTGCTTTTTGTAGCGGCCGGCTGCTGGCATTTTGCGCACCCGGCTACTTATCTGGCCATTATGCCGCCGCAGCTGCCGCAGCCCCGGGCGCTGGTGTACGCCAGCGGTATTTTTGAGGTGCTGGGTGGGCTGGGGCTGCTGCTGAAGCCCACGCGAAAGCTGGCCGGCTGGGGTTTGCTGGCGTTGCTGGTGGCGGTGTTTCCGGCCAACGTGTACATGGCCCTCATTCACCATAAGCTGGGCATTCCCGGCTGGGTGGCCTGGGGCCGGCTGCCGTTGCAGCTGCCGCTGCTGTGGTGGGTATGGCGGGCCATGCGGTAA